From the Prunus dulcis chromosome 4, ALMONDv2, whole genome shotgun sequence genome, one window contains:
- the LOC117626167 gene encoding disease resistance RPP13-like protein 4, translating to MVREMIIMIAEEEEFCSFNEQSRQKLTANSRWLSFIDEMDEKSLKYSPKLRAMLLMSSRPFEFDRISGFLRSLRMLDLSNCAVDETCVKDLFNWISSLKRLASLNLSGIQALKEVPSSIHKLLNLQLLILNGCSHLEKIHPSITNLKKLIILDLVGCPIQYLPQGLGRLSYLQELSGFKVGSQHRKQCFQLLEIKDLIHLRVLRMHISDVAVIIDNELDVLSQLKMLKVLAIDAEDCRGKDDFEMLDKLTPPPSLQELYLKYYQRETLPEWVNPKELSRLKYLCIENSDLVNLGSGHPAWKVEGLCLKYLMKLDLQWKDLEKDMPALRYMEISHCYKLKDFPCSVIESEIWRKNQD from the coding sequence ATGGTGAGAGAAATGATAATCATGATCGCGGAGGAGGAGGAGTTTTGCAGTTTCAATGAACAAAGCAGGCAGAAGTTGACAGCAAATTCTCGGTGGttaagttttattgatgaaatgGATGAAAAATCGTTGAAATATAGTCCAAAGCTCAGGGCAATGTTACTGATGTCAAGCCGCCCATTTGAGTTTGACAGGATTTCTGGGTTTCTGCGATCCCTGAGAATGTTGGATTTATCAAACTGCGCAGTGGATGAGACTTGTGTAAAGGATCTCTTCAACTGGATCAGTTCCCTTAAGCGCCTAGCATCTTTGAACTTGAGTGGTATTCAAGCCCTAAAAGAAGTGCCATCCTCAATTCATAAACTCCTCAACCTCCAACTGTTGATTTTAAATGGGTGCAGCCATCTAGAAAAGATACACCCATCAATCACTAATTTGAAGAAGCTGATTATCTTGGACCTTGTGGGGTGTCCCATCCAGTACTTGCCTCAGGGATTAGGAAGGCTGTCTTATCTTCAGGAACTCTCCGGATTCAAGGTTGGGAGTCAGCATAGAAAGCAATGTTTCCAGCTTCTTGAGATTAAGGACCTGATCCACCTAAGGGTACTTCGAATGCATATAAGTGATGTCGCCGTAATCATAGACAATGAACTTGATGTCTTATCTCAGCTTAAAATGCTCAAGGTTCTAGCTATAGATGCGGAAGATTGTAGAGGGAAAGATGATTTCGAAATGCTAGATAAGCTGACCCCTCCTCCAAGCCTCCAAGAGCTGTATCTGAAGTATTACCAAAGAGAAACTCTCCCCGAATGGGTCAATCCCAAAGAGCTTTCTAGATTGAAATATCTTTGTATTGAGAATAGTGACCTTGTCAATCTAGGCAGTGGTCACCCTGCTTGGAAAGTCGAAGGTCTGTGTTTGAAGTACTTGATGAAGCTAGACTTACAGTGGAAGGACTTGGAGAAGGATATGCCTGCACTACGCTACATGGAGATTAGCCATTGCTACAAGCTGAAAGATTTCCCGTGCTCTGTTATCGAATCCGAGATCTGGAGAAAGAATCAAGATTAA
- the LOC117625678 gene encoding E3 ubiquitin-protein ligase UPL5, which yields MSITGSPTTSTVDCAYQRSDSTALAAVAAAVDQLHQRLSSKRKLDDYGGPTFSDDEDDAVLSDLVHVRMRKDEPNAVDSSSNGAANPPHSSGNTDHLNSRVPNAQSTSHGESTHPESTRSRAMLQFFIRTMSGGNNLVIQAYAHDTVKSLHERIQTITGIPVFEQRLIYRGKQLQWEQSLAECSIQNDASLQLVGRLRSTDHPQAWQVLEDIVTTAFRLCRGEVVHEPSKYIKSRMSQYLAMAQKEKNDSGVSHLQVFVPSSAPLALLMLYVSTLPGNKTVAETSIKYFLNNYPTLLPKHLHNHCAPIVLEFCKFLRRLGQEDPLYLLCRSALGSLLENVGNLQESESVEVLIGGLKEISPFVSELATILSRDLLLSMEFPTCGRPMSDDVSDFKAFLLPLRTAVEQQVCFGPISASLKGKACKHPLYGEEIELLRDIQADLLLKMDECLGKMGEFLAGKGKGEGDIVHSGWSQYLAILKELSGICILYQGGEEQLKNILRLRRASLCALVVKCAKRSDDHQWLIQHKDLLDFESRRHLAMMMFPDVKEDYEELHEMLIDRSQLLAESFEYIGRAEPESLHGGLFMEFKNEEATGPGVLREWFFLVCQAIFNPQNALFVACPHDHRRFYPNPASKVDPLHLEYFTFAGRVIALALMHKVQVGIVFDRVFFQQLAGTLDLSLEDIRDADPFLYNSCKQILEMDAEFIDSDALGLTFVREVEELGARKTVELCPGGKSKIVNSKNREEYVNYLIQHRFVTSISEQVSQFAQGFTDILCSSRLQSFFFRTLELEDLDWMLHGSESAISVEDWKAHTEYNGYKETDPQILWFWQIVGEMSPEQKKVLLFFWTSVKYLPVEGFSGLASRLYIYKSSEPYSRLPSSHTCFYRLCFPTYPSMAVMQDRLNIITQEHVGSSFGTW from the exons ATGTCCATCACCGGGAGCCCCACCACCAGCACCGTCGATTGCGCCTACCAGCGCAGCGACAGCACAGCCCTTGCCGCCGTCGCCGCCGCGGTGGATCAACTACATCAGCGATTGTCCTCCAAGCGCAAATTAGACGACTATGGCGGGCCCACCTTCTCCGACGACGAGGACGACGCCGTTCTCTCTGACCTAGTACACGTCAGAATGAGGAAGGACGAGCCCAACGCCGTCGATTCGTCGTCCAACGGCGCCGCCAACCCCCCTCACTCCTCAGGCAACACCGACCACCTCAATTCCAGGGTTCCCAATGCCCAATCGACCTCTCACGGCGAGTCCACCCACCCCGAGTCGACTCGGTCCCGAGCCATGCTCCAATTCTTCATCAGAACCATGTCGGGGGGCAACAATCTTGTAATCCAGGCCTACGCTCACGACACCGTGAAATCGCTGCACGAGCGCATCCAAACGATCACCGGCATTCCGGTTTTCGAGCAGAGGCTTATTTACAGAGGCAAACAGCTTCAGTGGGAGCAGTCACTGGCCGAGTGCTCCATCCAAAACGACGCCAGTTTGCAACTGGTGGGGCGCTTGCGAAGCACCGACCACCCCCAGGCGTGGCAAGTCCTGGAGGACATAGTCACCACAGCATTTCGGTTGTGCCGAGGTGAAGTGGTTCACGAACCATCGAAATACATCAAGAGCCGGATGAGCCAGTACTTGGCCATGGCTCAGAAGGAGAAGAACGACTCTGGGGTTAGCCATCTCCAGGTCTTCGTCCCGTCCTCGGCCCCCTTGGCACTGCTGATGCTGTATGTTTCTACTCTTCCAGGTAACAAAACGGTCGCCGAAACTTCGATAAAGTATTTTCTGAATAACTACCCTACTTTGTTGCCCAAACACTTGCATAATCACTGCGCGCCTATAGTGTTAGAGTTTTGTAAGTTTCTTAGGAGATTAGGGCAGGAGGACCCCCTGTACCTACTGTGCCGGAGCGCCCTTGGTTCCTTGTTGGAAAATGTTGGAAATTTGCAGGAATCGGAGAGTGTTGAGGTATTGATTGGTGGGTTGAAGGAGATATCTCCATTTGTTAGTGAGCTGGCAACTATCTTGTCCAGGGATTTGTTACTGAGTATGGAGTTTCCTACTTGTGGCAGGCCGATGTCGGATGATGTAAGTGATTTTAAGGCATTCTTGCTCCCTTTGCGTACTGCAGTTGAGCAGCAAGTGTGTTTCGGTCCTATTTCTGCATCCTTGAAAGGGAAGGCTTGTAAGCATCCCTTGTATGGGGAAGAGATTGAGCTTCTGCGTGACATACAGGCTGATTTGCTCCTAAAAATGGATGAATGCCTTGGAAAAATGGGAGAGTTTTTGGCTGGGAAAGGAAAGGGGGAGGGTGATATTGTTCATTCTGGATGGTCACAGTATCTGGCCATTTTGAAGGAGTTGAGTGGAATTTGTATACTTTATCAGGGCGGCGAAGAACAACTCAAGAATATTCTGAGGCTTAGAAGGGCTTCTTTATGTGCACTTGTTGTCAAATGTGCAAAGCGAAGTGACGATCATCAGTGGCTTATTCAGCACAAAGATTTGCTTGATTTCGAGTCTCGGAGGCATTTGGCAATGATGATGTTCCCTGATGTTAAAGAAGACTACGAGGAGCTGCATGAGATGCTCATTGATAGGTCTCAATTGTTGGCAGAATCATTTGAGTACATAGGACGCGCGGAACCTGAGTCATTGCACGGTGGTTTATTTATGGAATTCAAAAATGAGGAAGCTACAGGTCCAGGTGTACTGCGGGAGTGGTTCTTTTTGGTATGCCAGGCCATATTTAATCCACAAAATGCACTTTTTGTTGCATGCCCTCATGATCATAGAAGGTTCTATCCTAATCCAG CATCTAAGGTGGATCCTCTGCACCTCGAGTATTTCACCTTTGCTGGCCGGGTGATTGCGTTAGCTTTGATGCATAAAGTGCAAGTCGGCATTGTCTTTGATCGTGTGTTTTTCCAGCAACTGGCTGGAACTTTAGATTTATCTTTGGAAGACATACGAGATGCTGATCCGTTCTTGTATAATAGTTGCAAGCAGATACTCGAAATGGATGCCGAGTTTATTGATTCAGATGCTTTAGGATTGACATTTGTTAGAGAGGTGGAGGAGTTAGGAGCCAGGAAAACTGTGGAGCTTTGCCCTGGTGGGAAAAGCAAAATTGTGAACAGCAAGAACAGGGAGGAATATGTTAATTATCTAATTCAGCATCGCTTTGTCACATCTATCTCTGAGCAGGTGTCTCAATTTGCGCAAGGTTTTACTGATATTCTATGTAGCTCAAGGCTCCAGAGTTTCTTTTTCCGAACTTTAGAACTAGAAGATCTTGATTGGATGCTGCACGGAAGCGAAAGTGCTATTAGTGTTGAAGATTGGAAGGCACATACTGAGTACAATGGCTACAAAGAGACCGATCCTCAAATACTTTGGTTCTGGCAG ATTGTTGGGGAGATGTCCCCAGAGCAGAAAAAggttcttctcttcttttggaCCTCTGTGAAGTATCTTCCAGTTGAGGGGTTTAGTGGTTTGGCCTCTCGGCTTTACATTTACAAGTCCTCAGAGCCGTACAGCCGTCTGCCTTCGTCTCATACATGCTTTTACCGGTTGTGTTTCCCAACTTATCCATCTATGGCTGTCATGCAAGACCGCCTTAACATCATCACCCAAGAACATGTTGGCAGTAGCTTTGGG
- the LOC117624909 gene encoding F-box protein CPR1-like — MKTPTSSTETQLEIQAIMAELPPEVIINILSRLQVGRLLCFRSIAKTWRSLIDSPYFVDLHLEKSAEAKSHLSLILRKDSDLYYINFDSLDDAVELNHPLMCYSNRIRVLGSCNGLLCICNVAEDIALWNPSTKKYRVLPSLPSDRKRDSGMCLCGARVYGLGYDAGHDDYKLVRISQFIGLDYLSFESEVKVYSLRNNAWKKVEDMPYVLCYTRKMGILVSGCVHWVVTRQLELDQLATELVIAFDIVKETFREVPMPESMNRKCQIDVGYLGGCLCIVAKYEDAGVDVWTLKEYGVRESWSKLLTLTQARRIKSVRPLVYSKNGREVLLEQDHENLVWFDLKSQRVKSVKVRGLPDLFEAVVCMESLVSVHPSRRDDRKKQESVGGKKNKKRDDFLAEGFKLVL, encoded by the exons ATGAAGACTCCAACATCTAGCACAGAGACACAGCTTGAAATCCAAGCAATCATGGCGGAACTCCCACCTGAGGTCATCATCAACATACTCTCTCGTCTACAAGTTGGGCGCCTCCTCTGCTTCAGGTCCATTGCCAAAACATGGCGTTCCCTCATCGACAGCCCCTATTTCGTCGATCTCCACCTTGAAAAATCCGCAGAAGCCAAATCCCATCTCAGTTTGATTCTCAGAAAGGACTCTGACCTCTATTACATCAATTTCGATTCCTTAGACGACGCCGTCGAGCTCAATCACCCCCTCATGTGTTACAGCAATCGAATTCGCGTCTTGGGCTCCTGCAACGGCCTCTTGTGCATTTGTAATGTGGCCGAAGACATCGCTCTCTGGAATCCATCTACCAAAAAGTACAGGGTATTGCCCTCTCTGCCCTCCGATCGAAAGCGCGACTCGGGCATGTGTTTGTGTGGTGCGAGGGTTTATGGGCTCGGATACGACGCCGGTCACGATGACTATAAGTTGGTCAGGATTTCCCAGTTCATCGGATTGGATTACCTCTCGTTTGAGTCTGAGGTGAAGGTTTATAGCCTCAGAAACAATGCGTGGAAGAAAGTCGAAGACATGCCTTATGTGCTCTGTTATACACGAAAAATGGGTATTCTTGTGAGTGGTTGTGTGCATTGGGTGGTGACCCGGCAGCTTGAATTGGATCAACTTGCAACCGAATTGGTCATTGCCTTTGACATTGTGAAAGAGACTTTTCGGGAGGTGCCGATGCCGGAGAGCATGAACAGGAAATGCCAGATTGATGTGGGGTACTTGGGAGGGTGTCTTTGTATTGTAGCTAAATATGAAGATGCGGGTGTTGATGTTTGGACGCTAAAGGAGTATGGGGTTAGGGAGTCATGGAGTAAGTTGCTTACCTTAACGCAGGCTCGAAGGATTAAGAGTGTTAGGCCTCTGGTGTATTCAAAAAATGGCCGTGAAGTTTTGTTGGAACAAGACCACGAAAATCTTGTTTGGTTTGACTTGAAAAGTCAGAGGGTCAAGAGTGTTAAGGTTCGCGGTTTGCCGGATTTGTTTGAGGCTGTAGTTTGTATGGAAAGCCTTGTTTCAGTTCATCCTAGTAGACGAGATGATAGGAAAAAGCAGGAATCTGTAGGGGggaagaagaataagaagag GGATGATTTCCTGGCTGAAGGCTTCAAGTTGGTGCTTTAG
- the LOC117626166 gene encoding tonoplast dicarboxylate transporter-like gives MDHPISDDPKSPLLPLHHDPVQRSQSFLSGLKSILTLKTLSVLLGPLLCTIICLCVKLDGPVASRNMLAVLVWVFAWWLTEAVPMPITSMSPLFLFPLFGIASADDVAHSYMDDVIALVLGSFILALAVEHYNIHRRLALNITMLFCGDPLNPPLLLLGICATTAFVSMWMHNVAAAVIMMPVATGILQRFPVGPDQSVAVSKYCRAVVLGVIYSTAIGGMSTLTGTGVNLILVGMWKSYFPEAEPISFSTWFFFGFPLALLMFLALWVILCCLYCSRNSSQALSGYLDKAHLKRELEMLGPMVFAEKMILAVFSMLIVLWMTRSITDDIPGWGALFKGRAGDGTVSVMMATLLFIIPNNKQKGEKLMDWNKCKKLPWNIILLLGAGFAIADGVRTSGLADILSKALDFLEAVPYFAIAPAVCLISSTITEFTSNNSTTTLVVPLVIQIAKIMHVNPLLLMVPGAIGAQFSFLLPTGTPSNVVGFTTGHIEIQDMIKTGLPLKIAGIAVLSLLMPTLGAYVFGTNEPV, from the exons ATGGATCAtcccatctccgatgaccccAAATCCCcacttctccctctccacCACGATCCAGTCCAACGGTCACAAAGCTTCCTGTCAGGTTTGAAATCCATTCTAACACTCAAGACCTTGTCCGTCCTCCTAGGACCTCTTCTGTGCACCATTATATGCCTCTGTGTGAAGCTAGATGGCCCTGTGGCTAGCCGGAACATGCTGGCAGTGCTTGTTTGGGTCTTTGCTTGGTGGCTCACAGAGGCTGTGCCTATGCCCATCACCTCCATGTCTCCGCTCTTTCTCTTCCCGCTCTTTGGAATTGCCTCTGCTGATGATGTCGCTCACTCTTACATGGATGATGTCATTGCGCTTGTTCTTGGAAGCTTCATCCTGGCTCTTGCTGTTGAGCATTATAACATACACAGAAGATTGGCCTTGAAC ATAACCATGCTATTCTGCGGAGATCCACTGAATCCCCCGCTGCTCCTGCTGGGGATATGCGCCACGACAGCTTTCGTCAGCATGTGGATGCACAACGTGGCAGCAGCTGTGATAATGATGCCGGTCGCCACCGGGATCCTCCAGCGCTTTCCAGTGGGTCCCGACCAGTCCGTCGCTGTGAGCAAGTACTGCAGGGCTGTGGTTCTGGGAGTGATATACTCAACAGCCATAGGAGGGATGAGCACTCTCACGGGGACAGGTGTCAATCTCATATTGGTTGGAATGTGGAAGAGCTATTTTCCAGAGGCAGAGCCCATCAGCTTCAGCACCTGGTTCTTTTTTGGGTTCCCTCTGGCCTTGCTCATGTTCTTGGCTTTGTGGGTTATACTTTgttgcttgtattgctcaaGGAATTCAAGCCAGGCTCTCTCTGGTTATTTGGACAAAGCCCATTTGAAGAGGGAGCTTGAAATGTTAG GTCCAATGGTTTTTGCTGAGAAGATGATATTGGCTGTGTTTTCG ATGCTGATAGTTCTGTGGATGACAAGAAGCATAACAGATGACATTCCTGGGTGGGGAGCCCTCTTCAAAGGGCGTGCTGGTGATGGAACTGTCAGT GTCATGATGGCAACTTTGCTGTTCATAATTCCGAACAACAAGCAAAAGGGAGAGAAGTTGATGGACTGGAACAAATGCAAGAAGCTACCTTGGAACATCATATTGTTACTAGGAGCTGGTTTTGCCATTGCCGACGGAGTTCGAACCAGTGGCCTTGCAGACATTTTATCAAAAGCCTTAGATTTCTTGGAGGCAGTTCCATATTTTGCCATTGCGCCTGCCGTCTGTCTCATAAGTAGCACCATCACTGAGTTTACATCAAACAACTCCACCACCACGCTGGTTGTGCCTCTTGTAATTCAAATAGCCAAAATCATGCATGTAAACCCACTCCTTCTTATGGTTCCTGGAGCCATTGGGGcacaattttctttcttgcttcCAACAGGAACACCTTCAAATGTAGTTGGATTTACCACTGGCCACATTGAAATCCAAGATATGATCAAAACCGGGTTGCCATTAAAGATTGCTGGAATTGCTGTGCTCTCCCTTTTGATGCCTACACTTG GAGCATATGTATTTGGGACTAACGAACCAGTTTAA
- the LOC117626168 gene encoding disease resistance RPP13-like protein 4, with the protein MQMSHTKLGGIMLQDWNPTDTIGLDDDVEKIKGWMFDTTKPLHRIGIVGMGGLGKTTISQKIFHDVKVLAHFDKMIWVCVSQSFSAERIMRSILERLEENVSGFGLTQILSKIQGGHKGKRCLIVMDDVWSQTEVDWWTNVCSVFPKQNSCIIITTRNEDAAISMGVESSQIHRPNTLNDDESWSLFSKFAFSLSSGICLDDQFENLGKELLKKCGGLPLAIKAIGSLLASKINSPSQWRDILESFHALTTEGKASSVMASLRLSYDELPPFLKQCMLCFSIYREDFEISAYQLIHGGWERAWFRAKAQKQQ; encoded by the coding sequence ATGCAGATGAGTCATACCAAGTTAGGGGGAATCATGTTGCAGGACTGGAACCCAACTGACACCATTGGATTGGATGACGATGTCGAAAAGATAAAGGGTTGGATGTTTGACACCACCAAACCGCTTCACCGCATAGGCATTGTGGGAATGGGGGGCTTGGGCAAAACCACCATTTCCCAGAAAATCTTTCATGATGTGAAAGTATTAGCCCACTTTGACAAGATGATCTGGGTGTGTGTTTCGCAGTCTTTCAGTGCCGAGCGGATCATGAGGAGTATCCTGGAAAGGTTAGAAGAAAATGTCTCTGGTTTTGGTCTTACTCAGATTTTGAGCAAAATTCAGGGAGGACATAAAGGGAAGAGATGCCTCATTGTCATGGATGATGTGTGGAGTCAAACAGAGGTGGACTGGTGGACTAACGTGTGTTCTGTtttcccaaaacaaaacagctGCATCATAATTACAACTAGAAATGAAGATGCTGCAATAAGTATGGGAGTTGAGAGCTCGCAAATTCACCGTCCCAATACTCTTAACGATGATGAAAGCTGGTCTTTGTTCTCCAAGTTTGCATTTTCTTTAAGCAGTGGAATATGCCTGGATGACCAGTTTGAAAATCTTGGAAAGGAACTCTTGAAGAAATGCGGAGGACTGCCACTAGCAATCAAGGCCATAGGATCCTTATTGGCATCAAAGATCAACTCCCCTTCGCAGTGGAGAGACATTCTTGAAAGTTTTCATGCCTTAACAACAGAGGGAAAAGCTAGTTCAGTTATGGCTTCTTTGCGGTTGAGCTATGATGAACTCCCGCCTTTTCTGAAACAATGCATGTTGTGTTTTTCCATCTACCGTGAAGACTTTGAGATAAGTGCTTATCAGTTAATTCATGGTGGGTGGGAGAGGGCCTGGTTCAGGGCAAAGGCTCAAAAACAGCAGTAG
- the LOC117626165 gene encoding tonoplast dicarboxylate transporter-like: MDIPPFDDPKTPLLPLDDPNQRSRIKFPSSLKSILTSNNFNILLGPLLSTIICLHVNLDGSLTTSRNMLAVLAWIFAWWLTEAVPMPITSMSPLFLFPLFGIASADDVAHSYMNDVIALVLGSFILALAVEHYNIHKRLALNITLVFCGDPLNPPLLLLGICGTAAFVSMWMHNVATAVMMMPVATGILRRFPTGPNQSVVVGKFCRAVVLGVLYSITIGGMSTLTGTGVNLILVGMWQSYFPEAAPVTFSTWFLFAFPSALLMFLALWALLCCLYCSRSSGQALSVYFDKAHLKEELEMLGPMAYAEKMVLALFSMLIVMWMTRSITEDIPGWGVLFKGLAGDGTVSVMIATLLFIVPSKKQKGEKLMDWDKCKKLPWNIILLLGAGLAIADGVRSSGLADKLSESLDFLEAVPYLAMTPAVCLISSTITELITSNNATATLIVPLLIQIAKTMHVHPLLLMIPGGIGAQFAFLLPTATPSNTVGFATGHIEIQDMIKIGLPLKIAGIAVLSLLMPTFGVYVFRTGEQVQ; encoded by the exons ATGGATATTCCCCCCTTCGATGACCCCAAAACCCCACTTCTCCCACTTGATGATCCAAACCAAAGGTCACGGATAAAATTCCCTTCATCATTGAAATCCATTCTAAcatccaacaacttcaacaTCCTGCTAGGGCCTCTTTTGAGCACCATTATATGTCTCCATGTCAACCTAGATGGCTCCCTCACCACCAGCCGCAACATGTTGGCAGTGCTTGCATGGATTTTTGCCTGGTGGCTCACAGAGGCAGTGCCCATGCCAATTACCTCCATGTCCCCGCTCTTCCTCTTCCCGCTCTTTGGCATTGCCTCTGCTGATGATGTTGCCCACTCTTACATGAACGATGTCATTGCCCTTGTTCTTGGAAGCTTCATATTGGCTCTTGCCGTCGAGCATTATAATATACACAAAAGATTGGCCTTGAAT ataaCCCTGGTGTTCTGTGGAGATCCCCTGAATCCGCCATTGCTGCTGCTGGGGATATGTGGGACCGCAGCCTTCGTGAGCATGTGGATGCACAACGTGGCCACGGCCGTGATGATGATGCCCGTCGCCACCGGCATCCTTCGACGCTTTCCGACAGGCCCCAATCAGTCCGTCGTTGTGGGCAAGTTTTGCAGAGCGGTGGTTCTTGGCGTGTTATACTCCATAACCATAGGAGGCATGAGCACTCTCACGGGGACAGGTGTCAATCTCATATTGGTTGGGATGTGGCAGAGCTATTTCCCAGAGGCAGCTCCAGTCACCTTCAGCACCTGGTTCTTGTTTGCTTTCCCTTCGGCTCTGTTGATGTTCTTGGCTTTGTGGGCTTTACTCTGCTGCTTGTATTGCTCCAGGAGTTCAGGCCAGGCTCTCTCTGTTTATTTCGACAAAGCCCATTTGAAGGAGGAGCTCGAAATGTTAG GTCCAATGGCTTATGCTGAGAAGATGGTGTTGGCTTTGTTTTCG ATGCTGATAGTTATGTGGATGACAAGAAGCATAACAGAGGATATTCCTGGCTGGGGAGTCCTCTTCAAGGGGCTTGCTGGAGACGGAACTGTCAGT GTTATGATTGCAACTTTGCTGTTTATAGTTCCAagcaaaaagcaaaagggTGAGAAGTTGATGGACTGGGACAAATGCAAGAAGCTACCCTGGAACATCATATTGTTACTAGGTGCCGGTTTAGCCATCGCTGACGGGGTTCGATCTAGTGGCCTTGCAGATAAATTATCAGAAAGCTTAGATTTCTTGGAGGCAGTCCCATATTTAGCCATGACACCGGCTGTCTGTCTCATCAGTAGTACCATCACTGAGTTAATCACATCAAACAATGCCACTGCGACGCTTATTGTTCCTCTCCTGATTCAAATAGCAAAAACTATGCATGTGCATCCACTCCTTCTCATGATTCCAGGAGGCATTGGGGCTCAATTTGCTTTCTTGCTTCCAACAGCAACCCCTTCAAATACCGTAGGGTTTGCAACTGGCCACATTGAAATCCAAGATATGATTAAGATTGGCTTGCCATTAAAGATTGCTGGAATTGCTGTGCTGTCCCTTTTGATGCCTACATTTG GAGTTTATGTATTTAGGACTGGCGAACAAGTTCAATGA